From the Prunus dulcis chromosome 4, ALMONDv2, whole genome shotgun sequence genome, one window contains:
- the LOC117623974 gene encoding 187-kDa microtubule-associated protein AIR9 isoform X1, which translates to MEDNLVQSGEDPAEKPGIPEKQASVRSSETVKRVAKTVKPGAAVTSKVSVPTSSVRKKVDPKSGLDPSSSANKSSVTVSSRSLNSVPVARRNSTGGLPQKPAVSTTRQQNNAAAAPSAVKKSTDTVRRSLPELRRSSLPSAGTTKSSTRTSISEVRKSVPGSPLDRSLNKSTGSQVTKQETVRKPSVKPALSVSSSSSSSRRVTSSLDSSASSGVRKSVSKVSFSSARSPTVTSGLRSGSLSSSLDRSSSLSGRRKAATPEGRDSRLIVLPKVEIKAGDDLRLDLRGHRVRSLKASGLNLSPNLEFVYLRDNLLSMLEGVEILTRVKVLDLSFNDFKGPGFEPLENCKVLQQLYLAGNQITSLASLPQLPNLEFLSVAQNKLKSLTMASQPRLQVLAASKNKISTLKGFPYLPVLEHLRVEENPILKMPHLEAASILLVGPTLKKFNDRDLSREEVAVAKRYPAHTSLCIRDGWEFCSPEHATDSTFRFLVEQWKDHLPPGFLVKEASVEKPFEEDTCRCQFTFVQENTLGVDPQLILKYQWFVGERTPSNFTIIPDATGEVYWPKHEDIGKILKVECSPVLGEMEYPSIFAISSPVSPGSGIPKVVNLDVRGDLVEGNTIKGHAEVAWCGGTPGKGVSSWLRRKWNSSPVVIAGAEDEEYRLTIDDIDSSLVFMYTPVTEEGAKGEPHYKYTDFVKSAPPSVNNVHVVGDIVEGSTIRGVGDYFGGREGPSKFEWLCEHRDTGDFVLVSTGTSEYTLTKEDVGHRLAFVYIPINFEGHEGESVSILSDVVKQAPPKVINLKIIGDLRENSKITATGTVTGGTEGSSRVQWYKTSSSILDGEKGLEVLSTSKIAKAFRIPLGAVGYYIVAKFTPMTPDGESGEPAYVVSDRAVETLPPSLNFLSITGDYTEGEILTASYGYIGGHEGKSIYSWYLHEVETDSGSLIPEVNGILQYRIAKDAIGKFISFQCTPVRDDGIVGEPRTCMSQERVRPGSPRLLSLQIIGNATEGTALSVEKKYWGGEEGDSVFYWFRTTSDGTQTEIRGATTASYMLSIDDIDFFISVSCEPVRSDWARGPTVLSEQIGPVIAGPPTCRSLEFLGSVTEGQRLSFIASYSGGEKGNCSHEWFRVKRNGVKEKLSTQDFLDLTLDDVGTCIELVYTPMRKDGMSGNPKKIQSDVVAPADPVGLELEIPDCCEDDNLVPRKTYFGGEEGVGEYIWYRTKNKLHGSALLDISNACEDVVICGKTLTYTPVLEDVGAYLALYWLPTRSDGKCGKALVAICNFPVAPALPVVSNVRVKELSLGVYAGEGEYFGGYEGSSLFSWYRETNEGTIVLISGANSNTYEVTDADYNCRLLFGYTPVRSDSVVGELRLSETTDIILPELPRLEMLALTGKAIEGDVLTVVEVIPESENQQLVWNKYKKDVRYQWYFSSKVGDEKTFELLPAQHSCSYKMRLEDVGRCLKCECIVTDVFGRSTEPVYAETGPILPGIPRIDKLEIEGRGFHTNLYAVRGNYSGGKEGKSRIQWLRSMVGSPDLISIPGEVGRMYESNVDDVGYRLVAIYTPVREDGVEGQPVSASTEPIAVEPDVLKEVKQKLDIGSVKFETLCDKDQSMKKAPAVGSLERRILEVNRKRVKVVKPGSKTSFPTTEIRGSYAPPFHVELFRNDQHRLKIVVDSENEVDLMVQSRHLRDVIVLVIRGLAQRFNSTSLNTLLKIET; encoded by the exons ATGGAGGACAATTTAGTGCAATCGGGCGAAGACCCAGCTGAAAAGCCCGGAATTCCAGAGAAACAGGCCTCTGTTCGTTCATCTGAAACTGTAAAAAGAGTTGCCAAAACTGTGAAACCTGGTGCTGCGGTTACATCAAAGGTCTCGGTTCCAACTAGTTCTGTTAGAAAGAAAGTAGACCCCAAAAGTGGTTTGGATCCTAGTTCGAGTGCCAACAAGTCAAGTGTAACTGTGTCTTCCCGGAGTTTGAATTCAGTTCCGGTAGCAAGGCGAAACAGCACTGGAGGTTTGCCTCAGAAGCCAGCAGTCTCCACCACGAGACAGCAAAACAATGCTGCAGCTGCTCCAAGTGCAGTGAAAAAGTCCACGGACACTGTAAGGCGGTCTCTCCCAGAACTTAGGAGGAGTTCATTGCCTTCAGCTGGCACTACTAAATCTTCAACTCGAACCAGTATTTCAGAGGTTAGAAAGTCGGTTCCAGGTTCGCCATTAGACCGGAGTCTGAATAAATCAACCGGGTCTCAGGTGACTAAGCAAGAGACTGTCAGGAAACCTTCTGTCAAGCCAGCATTGTCtgtttcatcttcatcttcatcttcaagaAGGGTGACGTCTTCATTGGACAGTAGTGCTAGCAGTGGAGTCAGGAAGTCAGTCTCAAAGGTTTCTTTCTCATCAGCCCGATCTCCTACAGTTACTAGTGGACTGAGATCCGGGTCTTTGTCTTCTTCTCTGGATAGAAGTTCTAGTTTATCTGGACGTAGGAAAGCAGCAACTCCTGAAGGACGGGATTCTCGGCTTATAGTCCTTCCAAAGGTGGAAATCAAAGCTGGTGATGATCTG AGGTTAGATCTTAGAGGTCATAGAGTTCGCAGTCTCAAGGCTAGTGGGTTGAACTTGTCACCAAATTTAGAG TTTGTTTATCTCAGAGACAATCTCTTGTCTATGTTGGAGGGAGTTGAAATACTGACACGAGTAAAG GTTCTTGATTTGAGTTTCAATGATTTCAAAGGGCCTGGATTTGAACCTCTTGAAAATTGTAAAGTCTTACAG CAACTTTATCTTGCTGGAAATCAAATCACGTCGCTTGCAAGCCTCCCTCAGCTCCCTAATTTGGAG TTTCTCTCTGTTGctcaaaataaattgaagTCTCTTACGATGGCAAGCCAACCTCGACTACAG GTATTAGCTGccagcaaaaacaaaatttccacGCTGAAGGGTTTCCCGTATTTACCAGTACTTGAG CATTTACGAGTGGAGGAGAATCCCATACTTAAAATGCCTCATCTAGAAGCAGCTTCCATTTTGCTTGTTGGTCCTACCTTAAAAAAGTTCAATGATAGAG ATCTTTCCCGAGAAGAGGTAGCAGTTGCAAAGCGTTATCCTGCACACACATCTTTGTGCATTAGAGATGGTTGGGAGTTTTGTAGTCCAGAGCATGCAACAG ACTCAACTTTTCGCTTTCTAGTTGAACAATGGAAGGATCATTTGCCTCCGGGCTTCCTTGTCAAGGAGGCCTCTGTTGAGAAGCCATTTGAAGAAGATACTTGTCGCTGCCAGTTCACTTTTGTACAAGAGAACACTTTGGGAGTTGATCCACAATTAATCTTAAAGTACCAATGGTTTGTGGGAGAAAGAACTCCGTCCAATTTCACCATTATTCCTGATGCCACAGGAGAG GTCTACTGGCCTAAGCATGAGGATAttggtaaaattttgaaagtGGAGTGTAGTCCGGTATTAGGAGAAATGGAGTACCCTTCTATTTTTGCTATATCTTCACCAGTTTCACCAG GAAGTGGAATTCCCAAGGTTGTGAACCTTGATGTTCGTGGAGATCTGGTGGAGGGAAATACTATTAAAGGCCATGCAGAGGTTGCGTGGTGCGGCGGCACTCCAGGGAAAGGTGTTTCTAG TTGGTTGAGGAGAAAATGGAACAGCAGTCCTGTGGTTATTGCTGGAGCTGAAGATGAGGAGTACAGACTGACCATAGATGATATTGATTCAAGTTTGGTTTTTATGTACACACCAGTGACAGAAGAAGGTGCCAAAGGAGAACCTCATTATAAATACACCGATTTTGTTAAATCAG CCCCTCCATCGGTCAATAACGTTCACGTTGTTGGAGATATTGTTGAAGGCAGTACCATCAGAGGAGTTGGTGATTACTTTGGAGGAAGAGAGGGTCCCAGCAAGTTTGAATGGTTATGTGAGCATAGGGACACTGG AGACTTCGTTTTGGTATCAACTGGTACATCTGAATATACTTTGACCAAGGAAGATGTTGGCCATCGCTTGGCTTTTGTGTATATACCTATTAATTTTGAAG GCCACGAAGGGGAGTCTGTTTCAATACTGTCTGATGTGGTGAAGCAAG CGCCTCCAAAGGTAATAAATTTGAAGATAATTGGTGATCTAAGGGAGAACAGTAAGATTACTGCAACTGGTACTGTCACCGGAGGAACTGAAGGGTCTAGCAGAGTACAGTGGTATAAAACAAGTTCTTCTATTTTGGATGGTGAGAAAGGTCTTGAAGTGTTGAGCACATCCAAAATTGCAAAG GCGTTTCGCATACCCTTAGGAGCTGTTGGGTATTACATTGTTGCAAAATTTACTCCTATGACTCCAGACGGAGAATCTGGTGAACCAGCGTATGTTGTATCAGATAGAGCAGTTGAGA CTCTGCCTCCAAGCTTGAATTTCTTATCGATTACTGGTGATTACACCGAAGGTGAAATATTGACGGCATCATATGGTTACATTGGTGGTCATGAAGGAAAAAGTATCTATAGCTGGTATCTTCATGAG GTTGAAACTGACTCTGGATCTCTAATACCTGAGGTTAACGGGATTCTTCAGTATCGTATTGCAAAAGATGCAATTGGTAAATTCATTTCATTCCAATGTACCCCAGTGCGTGATGATGGGATTGTGGGTGAGCCAAGAACGTGTATGAGCCAGGAACGTGTTCGCCCTG GGAGCCCTAGATTGCTTTCTCTACAAATCATTGGGAATGCCACTGAAGGAACTGCACTTAGTGTTGAGAAAAAATATTGGGGCGGTGAAGAGGGAGATTCAGTTTTCTACTGGTTTCGG ACTACTTCAGATGGAACACAAACTGAAATTAGGGGTGCAACAACTGCTTCATACATGCTCTCAATTGATGATATTGATTTCTTTATCTCAGTATCATGTGAGCCTGTCAGAAGTGACTGGGCTCGTGGTCCTACTGTTCTGTCCGAACAAATTGGTCCTGTAATAGCTG GCCCCCCAACTTGTCGATCTTTGGAGTTTCTTGGTTCAGTGACAGAAGGGCAACGTTTGAGCTTTATTGCTTCTTATAGTGGAGG GGAGAAAGGAAATTGCTCCCATGAATGGTTTAGAGTGAAACGTAATGGTGTCAAGGAGAAATTGAGTACTCAGG ATTTTCTGGATTTGACCCTTGATGATGTGGGAACATGTATTGAACTTGTTTACACTCCTATGCGCAAAGATGGGATGAGTGGGAATCCAAAGAAAATACAATCTGATGTGGTTGCTCCTG CTGATCCTGTAGGACTGGAGCTTGAAATTCCTGATTGCTGCGAGGATGATAATTTAGTCCcaagaaaaacatattttgGCGGAGAGGAAGGTGTTGGAGAATATATTTGGTACAGAACAAAGAATAAGCTGCATGGATCTGCATTGCTGGATATATCTAATGCATGTGAAGATGTTGTTATATGTGGTAAAACATT AACATACACGCCAGTACTTGAAGATGTTGGGGCTTATTTGGCCTTATATTGGCTCCCCACTCGTTCTGATGGCAAATGTGGAAAGGCACTAGTTGCAATTTGCAACTTTCCAGTTGCACCAG CTCTTCCTGTGGTTTCTAATGTTCGAGTGAAGGAGTTGTCTCTTGGTGTTTATGCTGGAGAGGGAGAGTACTTTGGTGGATATGAAGGATCAAGCCTGTTTAGCTGGTATAGAGAAACTAATGAAGGAACTATCGTTCTTATTAGTGGGGCCAACTCTAACACTTATGAAGTCACTGATGCAGACTACAACTGCCGTTTATTGTTTGG ATACACACCAGTTCGTTCAGATTCGGTGGTTGGAGAACTGAGGTTGTCTGAGACGACTGACATTATTCTTCCAG AGCTTCCAAGACTAGAGATGCTTGCTCTCACTGGAAAGGCAATCGAAGGTGATGTTCTTACAGTTGTTGAAGTGATCCCGGAGAGTGAGAATCAACAACTTGTATGGAACAAGTACAAGAAAGATGTCAGATATCAATG gtatttttcttcaaaagtgGGAGATGAAAAAACCTTTGAGCTATTACCTGCTCAGCATTCTTGCTCCTACAAGATGCGACTAGAAGATGTTGGACGGTGTCTAAAATGTGAATGCATTGTGACTGATGTGTTTGGAAGGTCAACTGAGCCTGTATATGCTGAAACTGGACCTATTTTACCAG GGATCCCTAGAATAGATAAGCTGGAGATTGAAGGGAGGGGTTTCCACACCAACTTATATGCTGTACGTGGAAATTATAGTGGAGGGAAGGAAGGCAAAAGTAGAATCCAGTGGCTTAGATCAATGGTTGGAAGTCCTGATCTTATCTCTATACCAG GGGAGGTAGGGAGAATGTATGAGTCTAATGTTGACGATGTAGGGTATAGGCTTGTTGCCATTTACACTCCAGTAAGAGAGGATGGTGTTGAAGGGCAACCTGTTTCTGCATCCACAGAGCCTATTGCAGTTG AGCCTGATGTTCTTAAAGAAGTGAAGCAGAAGCTTGATATTGGATCTGTGAAGTTTGAG ACATTGTGTGACAAGGACCAATCTATGAAAAAG GCTCCTGCAGTGGGAAGTCTCGAGAGAAGAATCCTTGAAGTCAATAGAAAAAGAGTCAAGGTCGTAAAGCCTGGTTCTAAGACTTCTTTCCCAACCACTGAAATTCGTGGAAGTTATGCACCTCCGTTTCAT GTGGAGCTGTTTCGAAATGACCAGCATCGTCTCAAAATCGTAGTGGACAGTGAGAATGAGGTAGACTTAATGGTGCAGTCGAGGCATCTTCGAGATGTTATTGTGCTCGTGATCAGAGGCCTTGCTCAGAGATTCAATAGTACATCCCTCAATACTCTCCTAAAAATAGAGACATAA
- the LOC117623974 gene encoding 187-kDa microtubule-associated protein AIR9 isoform X3 — translation MEDNLVQSGEDPAEKPGIPEKQASVRSSETVKRVAKTVKPGAAVTSKVSVPTSSVRKKVDPKSGLDPSSSANKSSVTVSSRSLNSVPVARRNSTGGLPQKPAVSTTRQQNNAAAAPSAVKKSTDTVRRSLPELRRSSLPSAGTTKSSTRTSISEVRKSVPGSPLDRSLNKSTGSQVTKQETVRKPSVKPALSVSSSSSSSRRVTSSLDSSASSGVRKSVSKVSFSSARSPTVTSGLRSGSLSSSLDRSSSLSGRRKAATPEGRDSRLIVLPKVEIKAGDDLRLDLRGHRVRSLKASGLNLSPNLEFVYLRDNLLSMLEGVEILTRVKVLDLSFNDFKGPGFEPLENCKVLQQLYLAGNQITSLASLPQLPNLEFLSVAQNKLKSLTMASQPRLQVLAASKNKISTLKGFPYLPVLEHLRVEENPILKMPHLEAASILLVGPTLKKFNDRDLSREEVAVAKRYPAHTSLCIRDGWEFCSPEHATDSTFRFLVEQWKDHLPPGFLVKEASVEKPFEEDTCRCQFTFVQENTLGVDPQLILKYQWFVGERTPSNFTIIPDATGEVYWPKHEDIGKILKVECSPVLGEMEYPSIFAISSPVSPGSGIPKVVNLDVRGDLVEGNTIKGHAEVAWCGGTPGKGVSSWLRRKWNSSPVVIAGAEDEEYRLTIDDIDSSLVFMYTPVTEEGAKGEPHYKYTDFVKSAPPSVNNVHVVGDIVEGSTIRGVGDYFGGREGPSKFEWLCEHRDTGDFVLVSTGTSEYTLTKEDVGHRLAFVYIPINFEGHEGESVSILSDVVKQAPPKVINLKIIGDLRENSKITATGTVTGGTEGSSRVQWYKTSSSILDGEKGLEVLSTSKIAKAFRIPLGAVGYYIVAKFTPMTPDGESGEPAYVVSDRAVETLPPSLNFLSITGDYTEGEILTASYGYIGGHEGKSIYSWYLHEVETDSGSLIPEVNGILQYRIAKDAIGKFISFQCTPVRDDGIVGEPRTCMSQERVRPGSPRLLSLQIIGNATEGTALSVEKKYWGGEEGDSVFYWFRTTSDGTQTEIRGATTASYMLSIDDIDFFISVSCEPVRSDWARGPTVLSEQIGPVIAGPPTCRSLEFLGSVTEGQRLSFIASYSGGEKGNCSHEWFRVKRNGVKEKLSTQDFLDLTLDDVGTCIELVYTPMRKDGMSGNPKKIQSDVVAPADPVGLELEIPDCCEDDNLVPRKTYFGGEEGVGEYIWYRTKNKLHGSALLDISNACEDVVICGKTLTYTPVLEDVGAYLALYWLPTRSDGKCGKALVAICNFPVAPALPVVSNVRVKELSLGVYAGEGEYFGGYEGSSLFSWYRETNEGTIVLISGANSNTYEVTDADYNCRLLFGYFSSKVGDEKTFELLPAQHSCSYKMRLEDVGRCLKCECIVTDVFGRSTEPVYAETGPILPGIPRIDKLEIEGRGFHTNLYAVRGNYSGGKEGKSRIQWLRSMVGSPDLISIPGEVGRMYESNVDDVGYRLVAIYTPVREDGVEGQPVSASTEPIAVEPDVLKEVKQKLDIGSVKFETLCDKDQSMKKAPAVGSLERRILEVNRKRVKVVKPGSKTSFPTTEIRGSYAPPFHVELFRNDQHRLKIVVDSENEVDLMVQSRHLRDVIVLVIRGLAQRFNSTSLNTLLKIET, via the exons ATGGAGGACAATTTAGTGCAATCGGGCGAAGACCCAGCTGAAAAGCCCGGAATTCCAGAGAAACAGGCCTCTGTTCGTTCATCTGAAACTGTAAAAAGAGTTGCCAAAACTGTGAAACCTGGTGCTGCGGTTACATCAAAGGTCTCGGTTCCAACTAGTTCTGTTAGAAAGAAAGTAGACCCCAAAAGTGGTTTGGATCCTAGTTCGAGTGCCAACAAGTCAAGTGTAACTGTGTCTTCCCGGAGTTTGAATTCAGTTCCGGTAGCAAGGCGAAACAGCACTGGAGGTTTGCCTCAGAAGCCAGCAGTCTCCACCACGAGACAGCAAAACAATGCTGCAGCTGCTCCAAGTGCAGTGAAAAAGTCCACGGACACTGTAAGGCGGTCTCTCCCAGAACTTAGGAGGAGTTCATTGCCTTCAGCTGGCACTACTAAATCTTCAACTCGAACCAGTATTTCAGAGGTTAGAAAGTCGGTTCCAGGTTCGCCATTAGACCGGAGTCTGAATAAATCAACCGGGTCTCAGGTGACTAAGCAAGAGACTGTCAGGAAACCTTCTGTCAAGCCAGCATTGTCtgtttcatcttcatcttcatcttcaagaAGGGTGACGTCTTCATTGGACAGTAGTGCTAGCAGTGGAGTCAGGAAGTCAGTCTCAAAGGTTTCTTTCTCATCAGCCCGATCTCCTACAGTTACTAGTGGACTGAGATCCGGGTCTTTGTCTTCTTCTCTGGATAGAAGTTCTAGTTTATCTGGACGTAGGAAAGCAGCAACTCCTGAAGGACGGGATTCTCGGCTTATAGTCCTTCCAAAGGTGGAAATCAAAGCTGGTGATGATCTG AGGTTAGATCTTAGAGGTCATAGAGTTCGCAGTCTCAAGGCTAGTGGGTTGAACTTGTCACCAAATTTAGAG TTTGTTTATCTCAGAGACAATCTCTTGTCTATGTTGGAGGGAGTTGAAATACTGACACGAGTAAAG GTTCTTGATTTGAGTTTCAATGATTTCAAAGGGCCTGGATTTGAACCTCTTGAAAATTGTAAAGTCTTACAG CAACTTTATCTTGCTGGAAATCAAATCACGTCGCTTGCAAGCCTCCCTCAGCTCCCTAATTTGGAG TTTCTCTCTGTTGctcaaaataaattgaagTCTCTTACGATGGCAAGCCAACCTCGACTACAG GTATTAGCTGccagcaaaaacaaaatttccacGCTGAAGGGTTTCCCGTATTTACCAGTACTTGAG CATTTACGAGTGGAGGAGAATCCCATACTTAAAATGCCTCATCTAGAAGCAGCTTCCATTTTGCTTGTTGGTCCTACCTTAAAAAAGTTCAATGATAGAG ATCTTTCCCGAGAAGAGGTAGCAGTTGCAAAGCGTTATCCTGCACACACATCTTTGTGCATTAGAGATGGTTGGGAGTTTTGTAGTCCAGAGCATGCAACAG ACTCAACTTTTCGCTTTCTAGTTGAACAATGGAAGGATCATTTGCCTCCGGGCTTCCTTGTCAAGGAGGCCTCTGTTGAGAAGCCATTTGAAGAAGATACTTGTCGCTGCCAGTTCACTTTTGTACAAGAGAACACTTTGGGAGTTGATCCACAATTAATCTTAAAGTACCAATGGTTTGTGGGAGAAAGAACTCCGTCCAATTTCACCATTATTCCTGATGCCACAGGAGAG GTCTACTGGCCTAAGCATGAGGATAttggtaaaattttgaaagtGGAGTGTAGTCCGGTATTAGGAGAAATGGAGTACCCTTCTATTTTTGCTATATCTTCACCAGTTTCACCAG GAAGTGGAATTCCCAAGGTTGTGAACCTTGATGTTCGTGGAGATCTGGTGGAGGGAAATACTATTAAAGGCCATGCAGAGGTTGCGTGGTGCGGCGGCACTCCAGGGAAAGGTGTTTCTAG TTGGTTGAGGAGAAAATGGAACAGCAGTCCTGTGGTTATTGCTGGAGCTGAAGATGAGGAGTACAGACTGACCATAGATGATATTGATTCAAGTTTGGTTTTTATGTACACACCAGTGACAGAAGAAGGTGCCAAAGGAGAACCTCATTATAAATACACCGATTTTGTTAAATCAG CCCCTCCATCGGTCAATAACGTTCACGTTGTTGGAGATATTGTTGAAGGCAGTACCATCAGAGGAGTTGGTGATTACTTTGGAGGAAGAGAGGGTCCCAGCAAGTTTGAATGGTTATGTGAGCATAGGGACACTGG AGACTTCGTTTTGGTATCAACTGGTACATCTGAATATACTTTGACCAAGGAAGATGTTGGCCATCGCTTGGCTTTTGTGTATATACCTATTAATTTTGAAG GCCACGAAGGGGAGTCTGTTTCAATACTGTCTGATGTGGTGAAGCAAG CGCCTCCAAAGGTAATAAATTTGAAGATAATTGGTGATCTAAGGGAGAACAGTAAGATTACTGCAACTGGTACTGTCACCGGAGGAACTGAAGGGTCTAGCAGAGTACAGTGGTATAAAACAAGTTCTTCTATTTTGGATGGTGAGAAAGGTCTTGAAGTGTTGAGCACATCCAAAATTGCAAAG GCGTTTCGCATACCCTTAGGAGCTGTTGGGTATTACATTGTTGCAAAATTTACTCCTATGACTCCAGACGGAGAATCTGGTGAACCAGCGTATGTTGTATCAGATAGAGCAGTTGAGA CTCTGCCTCCAAGCTTGAATTTCTTATCGATTACTGGTGATTACACCGAAGGTGAAATATTGACGGCATCATATGGTTACATTGGTGGTCATGAAGGAAAAAGTATCTATAGCTGGTATCTTCATGAG GTTGAAACTGACTCTGGATCTCTAATACCTGAGGTTAACGGGATTCTTCAGTATCGTATTGCAAAAGATGCAATTGGTAAATTCATTTCATTCCAATGTACCCCAGTGCGTGATGATGGGATTGTGGGTGAGCCAAGAACGTGTATGAGCCAGGAACGTGTTCGCCCTG GGAGCCCTAGATTGCTTTCTCTACAAATCATTGGGAATGCCACTGAAGGAACTGCACTTAGTGTTGAGAAAAAATATTGGGGCGGTGAAGAGGGAGATTCAGTTTTCTACTGGTTTCGG ACTACTTCAGATGGAACACAAACTGAAATTAGGGGTGCAACAACTGCTTCATACATGCTCTCAATTGATGATATTGATTTCTTTATCTCAGTATCATGTGAGCCTGTCAGAAGTGACTGGGCTCGTGGTCCTACTGTTCTGTCCGAACAAATTGGTCCTGTAATAGCTG GCCCCCCAACTTGTCGATCTTTGGAGTTTCTTGGTTCAGTGACAGAAGGGCAACGTTTGAGCTTTATTGCTTCTTATAGTGGAGG GGAGAAAGGAAATTGCTCCCATGAATGGTTTAGAGTGAAACGTAATGGTGTCAAGGAGAAATTGAGTACTCAGG ATTTTCTGGATTTGACCCTTGATGATGTGGGAACATGTATTGAACTTGTTTACACTCCTATGCGCAAAGATGGGATGAGTGGGAATCCAAAGAAAATACAATCTGATGTGGTTGCTCCTG CTGATCCTGTAGGACTGGAGCTTGAAATTCCTGATTGCTGCGAGGATGATAATTTAGTCCcaagaaaaacatattttgGCGGAGAGGAAGGTGTTGGAGAATATATTTGGTACAGAACAAAGAATAAGCTGCATGGATCTGCATTGCTGGATATATCTAATGCATGTGAAGATGTTGTTATATGTGGTAAAACATT AACATACACGCCAGTACTTGAAGATGTTGGGGCTTATTTGGCCTTATATTGGCTCCCCACTCGTTCTGATGGCAAATGTGGAAAGGCACTAGTTGCAATTTGCAACTTTCCAGTTGCACCAG CTCTTCCTGTGGTTTCTAATGTTCGAGTGAAGGAGTTGTCTCTTGGTGTTTATGCTGGAGAGGGAGAGTACTTTGGTGGATATGAAGGATCAAGCCTGTTTAGCTGGTATAGAGAAACTAATGAAGGAACTATCGTTCTTATTAGTGGGGCCAACTCTAACACTTATGAAGTCACTGATGCAGACTACAACTGCCGTTTATTGTTTGG gtatttttcttcaaaagtgGGAGATGAAAAAACCTTTGAGCTATTACCTGCTCAGCATTCTTGCTCCTACAAGATGCGACTAGAAGATGTTGGACGGTGTCTAAAATGTGAATGCATTGTGACTGATGTGTTTGGAAGGTCAACTGAGCCTGTATATGCTGAAACTGGACCTATTTTACCAG GGATCCCTAGAATAGATAAGCTGGAGATTGAAGGGAGGGGTTTCCACACCAACTTATATGCTGTACGTGGAAATTATAGTGGAGGGAAGGAAGGCAAAAGTAGAATCCAGTGGCTTAGATCAATGGTTGGAAGTCCTGATCTTATCTCTATACCAG GGGAGGTAGGGAGAATGTATGAGTCTAATGTTGACGATGTAGGGTATAGGCTTGTTGCCATTTACACTCCAGTAAGAGAGGATGGTGTTGAAGGGCAACCTGTTTCTGCATCCACAGAGCCTATTGCAGTTG AGCCTGATGTTCTTAAAGAAGTGAAGCAGAAGCTTGATATTGGATCTGTGAAGTTTGAG ACATTGTGTGACAAGGACCAATCTATGAAAAAG GCTCCTGCAGTGGGAAGTCTCGAGAGAAGAATCCTTGAAGTCAATAGAAAAAGAGTCAAGGTCGTAAAGCCTGGTTCTAAGACTTCTTTCCCAACCACTGAAATTCGTGGAAGTTATGCACCTCCGTTTCAT GTGGAGCTGTTTCGAAATGACCAGCATCGTCTCAAAATCGTAGTGGACAGTGAGAATGAGGTAGACTTAATGGTGCAGTCGAGGCATCTTCGAGATGTTATTGTGCTCGTGATCAGAGGCCTTGCTCAGAGATTCAATAGTACATCCCTCAATACTCTCCTAAAAATAGAGACATAA